Proteins from one Vibrio pomeroyi genomic window:
- the puuE gene encoding allantoinase PuuE: MNKDYSRNLIGYGANPPNPQWPGNARVAVSFVLNYEEGGERCLLHGDDESEAFLSEIPSAQPIKGERHISMESIYEYGSRAGVWRVLGLFDEYEIPLTVFAVAMAIERHPDVAKAMVEAGHEICSHGYRWIDYQYIDESEERDHMTKAIEIIQQVTGQRPQGWYTGRTGPNTRRLVAEEGGFLYDSDAYDDDLPYWHTETGHPQLVIPYTLDVNDMRFSTAQGFNSGEQFFQYLKDTFDTLYMEGETAPKMMSVGLHCRLIGRPGRIAALRRFLDYVKQHDSVWLCRRIDIANHWHQHHPYNEQQN; this comes from the coding sequence ATGAATAAGGATTATTCAAGAAATTTGATCGGTTACGGAGCTAACCCTCCAAACCCTCAATGGCCAGGTAATGCGCGCGTCGCGGTTTCTTTTGTATTGAACTATGAAGAGGGCGGTGAGCGTTGTTTGTTACATGGAGACGACGAATCTGAAGCCTTTCTCTCAGAGATCCCGTCAGCACAGCCGATCAAGGGCGAACGTCACATCAGCATGGAATCCATCTATGAATATGGTAGCCGAGCGGGTGTGTGGCGTGTTCTTGGCTTGTTCGATGAATATGAAATCCCACTGACTGTATTTGCGGTCGCTATGGCTATCGAGCGTCACCCAGACGTAGCGAAAGCCATGGTCGAAGCGGGTCACGAAATCTGTAGCCACGGTTATCGCTGGATAGACTATCAATACATTGATGAGTCAGAAGAGCGCGACCACATGACCAAAGCGATCGAGATCATCCAACAAGTGACCGGTCAGCGCCCACAAGGTTGGTATACCGGTCGAACGGGGCCAAATACTCGTCGTTTAGTTGCAGAAGAAGGTGGCTTCCTTTATGACTCAGATGCCTATGACGATGACCTGCCTTATTGGCACACCGAAACCGGCCATCCACAACTGGTGATCCCATACACACTCGATGTCAACGATATGCGCTTCTCAACCGCGCAAGGTTTCAACTCGGGTGAGCAGTTCTTCCAATATTTAAAAGACACTTTTGACACCCTTTATATGGAAGGCGAAACCGCACCGAAAATGATGTCGGTTGGGCTGCATTGTCGTCTGATTGGTCGCCCCGGTCGTATTGCTGCATTAAGACGTTTCTTAGATTACGTAAAACAGCACGACAGCGTGTGGTTATGTCGTCGAATCGATATCGCGAACCACTGGCACCAACATCACCCATACAACGAACAACAAAATTAG
- the uraD gene encoding 2-oxo-4-hydroxy-4-carboxy-5-ureidoimidazoline decarboxylase, which translates to MTEFRSCQPTTMSRDTFVAHFADVYEHSPWVAEAVYDQGLNAEDDHIENLHLKMASTLLNADQGKQLALINAHPDLAGRAAVNGELTESSTKEQAGAGIDQCSAEEFEKFTSYNNSYKSRFNFPFIMAVKGANRYQILESFEMRLGNDSETEFATAIQEINKIAMFRLWDM; encoded by the coding sequence GTGACTGAATTTCGATCTTGCCAACCAACAACCATGAGCCGCGATACCTTTGTCGCGCACTTTGCTGATGTGTACGAACACAGCCCATGGGTTGCTGAAGCGGTGTATGACCAAGGTTTGAATGCCGAAGATGATCATATCGAGAACCTTCATCTGAAAATGGCATCGACCTTGTTAAATGCCGATCAAGGCAAACAGTTGGCTTTGATCAATGCTCACCCAGATTTAGCGGGCAGAGCAGCAGTAAACGGCGAACTCACCGAGTCGTCGACCAAAGAACAAGCGGGGGCGGGCATCGACCAATGCAGCGCCGAAGAATTTGAAAAATTCACTTCTTACAACAACAGCTACAAAAGTCGCTTCAATTTCCCTTTTATCATGGCGGTGAAGGGAGCCAATCGTTACCAAATTCTTGAGTCGTTCGAGATGCGATTAGGAAATGATAGTGAAACTGAGTTTGCTACGGCGATTCAAGAGATCAATAAGATCGCAATGTTTCGTCTCTGGGATATGTAA
- the alc gene encoding allantoicase produces the protein MTHKFEQYINLADEKLGAEAIFATDDFFADKSRLLSHAAPEWKDDLYDDNGKWMDGWESRRKRGEGYDYCVVRLGLAGTIAGVDIDTSFFTGNFPPSASIDACYSPQGEPTDSTEWQEILPSMALQGDHHHLEDIESDQVFTHLRLNIYPDGGVARLRVYGRPSVDWDAIDSQQQVDLAAVEHGGRALACSDEHYGNKANILGPGRGENMGDGWETARRRTPGNDWVIVALGHPGNIERIVVDTAHFKGNYPDSCSIQAAYVKGGTDDQVETQSLFWRELLPAQKLQAHEIHEFISEVNDLGEITHVRANIFPDGGISRLRLFGTKAK, from the coding sequence ATGACCCATAAATTTGAACAGTACATAAACCTTGCAGACGAAAAACTCGGCGCAGAAGCTATCTTTGCAACCGACGATTTTTTCGCGGATAAAAGCCGTCTACTCAGCCACGCAGCGCCCGAGTGGAAAGACGACTTATATGACGACAACGGCAAGTGGATGGACGGTTGGGAAAGCAGACGCAAACGCGGCGAAGGTTACGACTACTGTGTCGTTCGCCTTGGCCTAGCTGGCACCATTGCTGGCGTTGATATTGATACCTCATTCTTCACAGGTAACTTCCCACCTTCGGCATCAATTGACGCGTGTTATTCACCACAAGGTGAGCCAACAGACTCAACAGAGTGGCAAGAAATTCTGCCTTCAATGGCACTACAGGGTGATCATCATCATCTTGAAGACATCGAAAGCGACCAAGTATTTACGCACCTACGTTTGAACATCTACCCAGACGGCGGTGTCGCACGCCTACGTGTTTATGGCCGACCAAGCGTGGATTGGGACGCAATAGATTCTCAGCAACAAGTCGACCTAGCAGCCGTTGAACACGGTGGCCGAGCACTCGCATGTAGCGATGAGCACTACGGCAACAAAGCCAACATCTTAGGCCCAGGCCGCGGTGAAAACATGGGTGATGGCTGGGAAACAGCTCGTCGTCGTACACCGGGTAACGACTGGGTAATCGTGGCATTAGGCCACCCAGGTAACATCGAACGTATCGTAGTGGACACAGCTCACTTCAAAGGTAACTACCCAGACAGCTGCTCAATCCAAGCGGCTTACGTGAAAGGTGGCACCGACGACCAAGTGGAAACACAAAGCCTATTCTGGCGTGAACTCTTGCCAGCACAAAAGCTGCAAGCACACGAGATTCACGAATTCATTTCTGAGGTAAACGACCTTGGTGAGATTACCCACGTACGTGCAAACATATTCCCAGATGGTGGTATTAGCCGTTTGCGTCTATTTGGTACGAAAGCGAAATAG
- a CDS encoding ureidoglycolate lyase: MSNGIRRLSIEPLTKQAFAEFGDVIESDNSDFFMINSGSTRRYHKLATTDVQDQDGEAIISIFQATPLSYPLTIEMLERHPLGSQAFVPLLGQPYLIVVAPKGDNPTLANSRAFLSNGRQGVNYHKGVWHHPVLALTDQDQFLIVDRGGEGHNCDEVYFENDRVALHLEDLPTEDNKEEQRLVKAL, translated from the coding sequence ATGAGTAATGGAATACGTCGTTTATCTATCGAACCGTTAACCAAGCAAGCTTTTGCTGAGTTTGGCGATGTTATCGAGTCCGATAATAGTGATTTCTTCATGATCAACAGTGGATCAACACGTCGCTACCACAAGCTAGCGACAACGGATGTGCAAGACCAAGACGGAGAAGCGATCATCAGCATCTTCCAAGCCACACCGTTGAGCTACCCACTGACCATCGAAATGTTAGAGCGTCATCCACTTGGCTCTCAGGCATTCGTTCCATTACTTGGTCAACCCTATTTAATTGTTGTTGCACCAAAAGGCGATAACCCAACGTTAGCCAATAGCCGAGCTTTCTTGAGCAACGGCCGTCAAGGAGTGAACTATCACAAAGGGGTGTGGCATCACCCAGTTCTCGCGCTCACCGATCAAGACCAGTTCTTGATCGTCGATAGAGGCGGAGAAGGACACAACTGTGATGAAGTTTATTTCGAGAACGATCGAGTGGCATTGCATTTGGAAGACTTGCCAACGGAAGACAACAAGGAAGAGCAACGCTTAGTTAAAGCGTTGTGA
- a CDS encoding urate hydroxylase PuuD, producing MDPHITEWLNLAIRWIHMIVGVAWIGASFYFVWLENNLNRVNPKTGLSGDLWAIHGGGIYHLEKYKLAPPEMPEHLHWFKWEAYFTWITGVCLLGVVYYLNAEIYLIAPGSGLDSTTAIAIGIGSFVAGWFIYDLLCDSPLGKTPVLLGVVLFVLLVAATYGLTQVFSGRGAYIHVGAIIGTIMVGNVFRVIMPAQRNLVKAIEEKREPDPALPAKGLLRSRHNNYMTLPVLFIMISNHFPSTYGSEYNWLILAGLAIFSILVRHYFNTRHGSQKFAWTVPVAALGMITLAFVTSPYAKKQMSPVVQAPVVQEAQVSATESAPEEFAASSTASATTDAKQAPAHATQSVSAGVSFETINKVIQERCSVCHSSTPSHAAFAAAPGGVMFDTPEEIKANVPRIVAQTVTTKVMPLGNMTQMTDEERALIGTWVEQGATLQ from the coding sequence ATGGATCCGCATATTACAGAGTGGTTGAATTTAGCGATTCGCTGGATTCACATGATTGTTGGTGTTGCGTGGATAGGCGCATCATTTTACTTTGTTTGGTTAGAGAACAACCTTAACCGAGTTAACCCTAAAACGGGCCTTTCAGGCGACCTATGGGCGATTCACGGCGGTGGTATTTATCACCTAGAGAAGTACAAACTCGCGCCACCAGAAATGCCAGAGCACCTGCACTGGTTCAAATGGGAAGCCTACTTCACGTGGATTACCGGTGTGTGTCTACTGGGTGTGGTTTACTACCTTAACGCTGAAATCTACCTGATTGCACCGGGCTCTGGCCTTGATTCAACAACCGCAATCGCGATTGGTATTGGTTCATTCGTTGCTGGTTGGTTTATCTACGATTTATTGTGTGACTCGCCATTAGGCAAAACCCCAGTACTGCTTGGCGTTGTGCTGTTTGTGTTGCTCGTTGCCGCGACATATGGCCTAACCCAAGTGTTCAGTGGCCGTGGTGCTTATATCCACGTGGGTGCCATCATTGGTACCATCATGGTGGGTAACGTATTCCGCGTTATTATGCCTGCACAGCGCAACTTGGTGAAAGCGATTGAAGAGAAACGCGAACCGGATCCAGCACTGCCTGCGAAAGGTCTACTGCGCTCTCGTCACAACAACTACATGACACTGCCAGTGCTGTTCATCATGATCAGTAACCACTTCCCAAGCACTTATGGCTCGGAATATAACTGGCTGATCCTTGCAGGCTTAGCGATCTTCAGTATCTTGGTGCGTCACTATTTCAATACACGTCATGGCAGTCAGAAGTTCGCATGGACAGTGCCAGTCGCGGCTCTGGGTATGATTACGCTTGCGTTTGTTACCTCACCTTACGCGAAAAAACAGATGTCTCCGGTTGTGCAAGCGCCAGTGGTTCAAGAAGCGCAAGTGAGCGCGACAGAATCGGCTCCAGAAGAATTTGCTGCGAGCAGTACCGCTTCGGCAACGACTGATGCTAAACAGGCTCCAGCACACGCAACGCAATCTGTTAGCGCAGGCGTCAGTTTTGAAACCATCAACAAAGTCATTCAAGAGCGTTGCTCTGTGTGTCACTCATCAACGCCTAGCCACGCCGCTTTTGCTGCTGCGCCAGGTGGTGTGATGTTTGATACGCCAGAAGAGATTAAAGCCAACGTCCCAAGGATTGTTGCTCAAACCGTAACAACCAAGGTAATGCCGCTCGGTAACATGACTCAAATGACTGATGAAGAACGCGCACTTATCGGCACTTGGGTAGAGCAAGGCGCGACGCTTCAATAA
- a CDS encoding DUF3644 domain-containing protein, producing MVRKGMLLQLLDELRTLEENGSEFTAREVAESVGYSVNSVNKYFNEKLKGKYVTKVSRSLWKCSGITQLSNDQFFLLMSQSQNTQGKSPDEVLSNQLIKRSHDAFTLALEVYNRPTLGNRVEAFTIMMVNAWELMLKSELAKRDGASSIFKDGDFSISIREAISKLMDPSDNVFKNLETLIDLRDQAIHLLIPELQPQLSRLFQATVLNYQKRYKLLMGNSPLAGQSVGLLSLIVDGFEPETAVIKETYGELTACQVKSFLTKFTEIAKECDSDEFSISIDYKLALTKKSSESDLSLSLSDGGEKAIIIRETKGPDITHPYHQKTAIEEINAKQEYVNITSHSFQAVVKKNKIQNSKCSNYHYELDGRHRYSEAFIEWFVNNLHQKNWLTGALKSYRNRRKKATA from the coding sequence ATGGTTAGAAAAGGTATGCTTCTTCAGTTACTGGATGAACTCCGAACGCTTGAAGAAAATGGATCCGAATTTACTGCAAGAGAAGTTGCTGAATCGGTTGGCTACAGTGTTAACTCGGTGAATAAGTATTTTAATGAAAAATTAAAAGGTAAGTATGTTACTAAAGTAAGTCGCTCACTTTGGAAATGTAGCGGTATCACGCAACTATCAAATGACCAGTTTTTCTTATTGATGTCTCAGAGTCAAAATACTCAAGGAAAGTCACCTGATGAAGTGCTCTCAAATCAGCTCATTAAAAGAAGTCATGATGCTTTTACTTTAGCTTTGGAGGTATATAACCGGCCCACATTAGGTAATCGTGTAGAAGCATTTACGATTATGATGGTGAACGCTTGGGAGCTTATGTTGAAATCGGAATTGGCTAAAAGAGACGGAGCATCAAGCATTTTTAAAGATGGCGACTTTAGCATTAGCATTCGTGAAGCTATATCTAAGCTAATGGACCCTTCTGACAATGTATTTAAGAATTTGGAAACCTTAATAGATTTGCGTGATCAGGCTATTCATCTTTTAATTCCAGAGTTACAACCTCAACTATCGCGTTTATTTCAAGCAACGGTTCTTAACTATCAAAAACGGTATAAATTACTAATGGGTAATAGCCCACTAGCTGGTCAAAGTGTGGGTTTACTTAGTCTTATTGTTGATGGATTTGAGCCTGAAACTGCGGTAATTAAAGAAACTTATGGAGAGCTTACCGCTTGCCAAGTTAAAAGTTTTTTGACGAAATTTACTGAAATTGCGAAAGAGTGTGATTCAGATGAATTTTCTATATCTATAGATTACAAATTGGCATTGACTAAAAAATCGTCAGAAAGTGATTTATCGCTCTCCCTGAGTGACGGCGGTGAGAAAGCAATCATCATTCGAGAGACCAAAGGCCCAGATATCACTCATCCGTATCACCAGAAAACGGCCATTGAAGAAATCAACGCAAAACAAGAGTATGTAAATATTACAAGCCACTCATTTCAAGCGGTTGTTAAGAAAAATAAAATTCAGAACTCCAAATGTTCAAATTACCATTATGAGTTAGATGGACGACATAGATACTCAGAAGCATTCATTGAATGGTTTGTGAATAATTTACATCAGAAGAATTGGTTGACTGGCGCTTTGAAAAGTTACCGCAATAGGCGTAAGAAAGCGACTGCATGA
- a CDS encoding DJ-1/PfpI family protein, producing the protein MDIAVLTFDGFNELDSFIAAGILNRMKEFSWNVQITSPTESVTSMNGVTIQSQQPLEFANTADAVLFGSGMLTRDIAQDSKLLSRLSLNPQTQLIGGQCSGTLLMSVLGLLNQVPACTDLTTKPWVIESGVTVLDQPFYAKGNIATAGGCLSSKYLAAWVISKLADQAHAEAAIHHVAPVGEKEESVSHCMSVVSDYL; encoded by the coding sequence ATGGATATTGCCGTACTAACATTTGATGGATTCAATGAGCTAGATTCTTTCATCGCAGCGGGTATTTTGAATCGAATGAAAGAGTTTAGCTGGAATGTGCAGATCACTAGCCCCACAGAATCAGTGACTTCAATGAATGGGGTCACAATTCAATCTCAGCAACCTCTGGAATTTGCCAATACTGCTGATGCGGTGTTGTTCGGTAGTGGCATGTTGACCCGCGATATTGCCCAAGACTCTAAATTACTCTCAAGGTTAAGCCTTAATCCACAAACACAATTGATTGGCGGTCAATGTTCAGGGACTTTGTTAATGTCGGTATTGGGATTGCTGAATCAAGTTCCAGCCTGTACTGATTTAACAACGAAACCATGGGTAATTGAATCCGGCGTGACTGTGTTGGATCAGCCGTTTTATGCGAAAGGTAACATTGCTACAGCGGGTGGCTGCTTGTCATCCAAATATCTAGCAGCATGGGTTATCAGTAAACTAGCAGACCAAGCACATGCCGAAGCTGCAATTCACCATGTTGCGCCTGTTGGCGAGAAAGAAGAGTCAGTGAGTCATTGCATGTCGGTAGTGAGTGACTATCTTTAG
- a CDS encoding GrpB family protein, translated as MKFYPAEQYQTACHEKFARYERDIRKLIPNTRVEHVGASSIPSAVSKGDLDISVGVELGELEDVIGRLTTLGFKEKLDTLRTPELCMLESTSSDDVALQVVANGSEFECFLTFRDKLRATPALVEQYNALKVSCEGWPQEEYREKKADFIEHVLGLK; from the coding sequence ATGAAGTTCTACCCTGCTGAACAATACCAAACTGCTTGTCATGAGAAGTTTGCTCGATATGAGCGTGACATCAGAAAGCTGATACCTAATACGAGAGTCGAGCATGTCGGCGCCTCTTCGATTCCATCGGCAGTATCTAAAGGCGACTTGGATATCTCCGTAGGTGTTGAGCTTGGCGAACTTGAGGATGTTATAGGGAGGCTAACAACACTCGGCTTTAAAGAGAAACTCGATACCTTAAGAACACCCGAACTTTGTATGTTGGAATCTACATCTTCTGATGATGTGGCGTTGCAAGTAGTCGCCAATGGTTCTGAGTTTGAATGCTTTCTAACGTTTCGCGACAAGCTACGTGCAACCCCTGCCTTAGTTGAGCAATACAATGCCCTCAAAGTGTCTTGTGAAGGTTGGCCGCAAGAAGAGTACCGTGAAAAGAAAGCGGATTTCATTGAGCATGTATTGGGGCTGAAATAA
- a CDS encoding RDD family protein: protein MSEVIENTHTVVLASRWSRFWAFVIDGLIYAAAMIPVALYTNLFDRAVSNGAVELHEQIMMFIYGWVVFLLCHGYLLQKKGQTIGKNVMEIAIVDMDGKQIGLFNIVIKRILPMSIFVYIPVIGQFISILNYLFVFRKNRRCLHDLIAGTQVVSVAVPRNLDFSTIE from the coding sequence ATGTCTGAAGTAATAGAAAATACACACACAGTTGTACTCGCATCTCGATGGTCTCGCTTTTGGGCGTTTGTTATCGATGGCCTCATTTATGCGGCTGCTATGATTCCAGTTGCTTTATATACCAATTTGTTCGATCGAGCAGTTTCTAATGGAGCCGTTGAACTACACGAACAAATAATGATGTTTATTTATGGCTGGGTGGTGTTCCTATTGTGTCATGGCTACTTACTGCAAAAAAAGGGACAAACGATCGGGAAAAATGTAATGGAAATTGCGATTGTTGATATGGACGGTAAGCAAATAGGACTGTTCAACATAGTGATCAAACGAATCTTACCTATGAGCATCTTTGTTTATATTCCTGTTATTGGTCAGTTTATATCGATTCTTAATTACCTGTTTGTTTTCCGCAAAAATAGACGCTGCTTGCATGATTTAATCGCAGGCACTCAGGTGGTTAGTGTGGCGGTACCTAGAAATCTAGATTTCAGTACTATCGAATAA
- a CDS encoding MerR family transcriptional regulator codes for MNVSEFSRLVDLSAHTLRYYEKIGLLKNIQRNSSGHRVYTSKDVTWIEFVKRLKDTAMPLDEILEYAKLRELGPESASQRQALLEQHQQNLREHIEEQQKHLAALEQKISLYRDGKVR; via the coding sequence ATGAATGTGAGTGAGTTTTCTCGGTTGGTGGATTTGTCTGCCCATACGCTTCGCTACTATGAAAAAATCGGCTTGCTGAAAAATATTCAACGAAACAGCAGCGGCCATCGAGTCTATACATCGAAAGACGTTACCTGGATTGAGTTTGTGAAGCGCTTGAAAGACACCGCAATGCCACTGGATGAGATTCTAGAATACGCAAAGCTGAGGGAGTTAGGGCCAGAATCGGCCTCACAGCGCCAAGCGTTACTTGAACAACATCAACAGAATCTGCGAGAGCATATCGAGGAACAACAAAAGCACTTGGCAGCCTTAGAGCAAAAAATTAGTTTGTATCGAGATGGAAAAGTCCGTTGA
- a CDS encoding carboxymuconolactone decarboxylase family protein yields the protein MKQSRFETGLERLNHIDGEAGQKVIESLQDICPDLAKYTIEYPFGDIYSRPGLDLKSREIATVAALTALGNCAPQLKVHLNAALNVGCSEEEIKEVILQMSVYVGFPSALNGMFAFKEVLTERNTA from the coding sequence ATGAAGCAATCACGTTTTGAAACTGGCTTAGAAAGACTGAATCATATCGATGGAGAAGCAGGGCAAAAGGTTATTGAAAGCCTGCAAGATATCTGCCCTGATCTTGCTAAATATACGATCGAATATCCCTTTGGTGATATCTATTCACGCCCCGGTTTGGATTTGAAATCGCGAGAGATTGCGACCGTCGCCGCTCTCACTGCACTTGGCAATTGTGCGCCTCAGCTTAAGGTGCATTTGAATGCAGCGCTTAATGTCGGCTGCAGCGAGGAAGAGATCAAAGAAGTGATATTGCAGATGTCGGTCTATGTGGGATTCCCTTCAGCACTCAATGGCATGTTTGCTTTCAAGGAAGTGCTTACAGAGAGAAATACAGCCTAA